TCTGGCTATTGTACGTAATCGAAGCAAGCAGTACGCCGGTGTTATCTCGCTCGAAGATATTATCGAAGAGATCATTCAGCAGGAGATCGTCGATGAGGATGATGATATTGAAGAGGTATAGAGTGATTGACACTCCTCGTGGAGACGGTATAGTCGAACCTGGGGCGGCCATTGCCGTCAGATAGTAAAACCAATATGGAGGTATAGACTGATGTGTAAAGCATCGATCTTCGCTGAGCGTTGGCGGTTTGCTGAAGAAGGCGAGCTGCTTTCGATCGGCATTACCAAGACTCGTCATGGAGCGTTCCATGAGCCGGGTGTTCCGGTGAATGAGTGTGTGGTGTGCACGAAGACAGGAGACCGTCTGTCGGTCACGATTCCGCCTCTTCTGCAGCAACAGTACGGTCTTGCACCGATCGAGGAAGCTGTCTTCTGGCAGACGCCCGGCAGTGATTCTCAGGTGATCCAGGATCAGGTGGTATTTGTGAAGCATCCGAAACGGCCATCTGTTGCCCTCTCGCTTTTCGCTGCTGGCGGTGCGACCGCGGTGGTCCTCTCGGTGGTTGATCGGCAGTCCAGTGATGCTGAAGTCATCGATGAAATTCTGCTTCTTTCTAGCGAAACGGAAGCACTCATCAGAGTACTTGGAACAGGTGTTGATGAGGCTCGTCAGCAAGAGGAGTTGGTCATCACACCGGTGTCTGATGTGACAATCCGCACTGCTGCTGCAGCCTGAACGTCCGGCTTCAGTATCGATGTGTGTACAATCCCACCCGCGCAATAGCGCGGGTTTTTTGTGTATAGGATCATTTGACTGAGTGAAAGGTGCAGGCTATATTGCATCACCTGTAAAGGTGTTCTTTTGTAATTTGATCAAAACTGGGGAGAGTAGTGACATGACTGAAGCGAATGTGTGTGTGCAAGATCAGGTAGATGCCGTTGTTGGTGACTGGCTCAAGGTAGTGAGGCTCCCAAATGGCAGCACGGCGCTTCATGCGTCTTGTAAAGGATGCGACCGCGGCGAGCTTGGTCCGCAAGTGCACTTGCATGACAACGATCGAGTGTGGATCGAATGTATCCCGCTGGCGGTTGTCAAGGCTAATCGGTTGCGGCAGGATTCTGGTGAGGCAGTCTTCTCTGCTGGGATCGGTGGTGTTGGTTCTCGTCGCGAGTCAAGCTTCGCATTTGAGACGGGATCGCCGGTGCAACCAGTGCGCTGTGTCCACGCGTCAGACCTGGCTGTGCCTGGCGTTCGGATAAAGGTGTTGGAGCTCGCTTCAGTCGCTGTGGAAGCAGCGACATCAATCGAGGTTCTGACGGCCTTTGCTAACTGAGTATCCACCGCTAGTGTGATCAACGAATCCGCGCTGCTAGGCGCGGGTTTTTTATTTGGCCATAGTTAAGCACATTGTCGAATTGACACTTAATCCGCTAGAGAGTTATAGTCAAAAAGGAGTCGCGTGTACGAAGAAATTTGACTCTGCGGAGTCGCAATTTGCGGCATGTAAAATAGACAAGAGGAGAAACGTAGATGCAAAGCAATGTGGCATCTGTTTGCGCAGTCGGTGAAACCGATCAGGAGGGTGACGCAGCTCACTTGAACGCGGTAGGAGGGGAGATCCTTCATGTAATGAATACTTCTCAAGGTCCAGCTTTGGTTGGTAACCACAACTGTCACCACGGTAATCCCGTCATGTTCCCGGATGGTGTGTCGGTAGTGATCTCTGAACTCCCTTGGGAGGTTATGGAATCGCACGGTGTACCTCGTCAGGTGTTGGCAGTCTGCTGCGTTCACCGGTTCGAGAAAGGCGATGAGCCTCAACCGGCTTTCCAGGTAAAGATCAAGGGGGCCGTTGTCGCGACTTTTTCATTGGCTGAACTCTGTGGTGCAGAAGAGCACTGGAGAACGGCGTTGCGAGTTGGCAAACTGGTGGAGGCACAGTAATGAGCACTCCAGCAGCGTCTTCTGAAGAGAGGGGATTCTCGTCGATCGAAAGTCAGCCAGATGACAAGTCGACAATTGAGCGAACCGTGGATCCATACATGGATGCACTTCGCCAAGCCGAGACGGCTTTGACCGATCAGTATGACGGTCAGTGCGACGGCGGTTGATCAACAGCGCTGAAGCTTCCGAAAGGGCCCACGTTAGTGGGCCCTTGATTTCTATATTATGATTATGCAGCTAGATCGAGTTCTCTGAGGAAGGTAGCGAGCTTACTCCCTTGGATCTTTCGATATTGATTTGGCTTTAGTTTACCCATTTCAATGTTCATGATCCGTACTCGCTTGAGTGACTGTACTTGATAGCCAAGTGCAGCGCACATACGGCGGATCTGATGCTTCTTGCCTTCGGTAAGTACGATGGTGAAGCGCTTGTCATTGCGGTCATTGGCTACTAGGTGTGCTGTTTTTGTGCGGTAGCCTTCAATATCAACTCCGTTTTGCATGGCTCGAAGAAACATGCCAGAGACCTTTTTGTCGACAGTGACATCGTATTCTTTTTCATGACCAGCCTCAGGATCAAGCATTGGACCAGTGATCCGACCATCATTTGAAAGGATAATGAGACCTTCAGAGTCTTTGTCGAGCCGGCCGACTGGCGACACGTGGGTAATGCCAAAATCCTTCGCGAGTCGGCCGGCGATATCAGTTTCGCCCTCAGCTGGGGAATGGGTAATAACACCACGGCCTTTGTAGTAGGCGAGGTAGGTCTTCGGTTTGGTCTTACCGGTTACTTCGACCGAATCAGTCTCCTGTACCTGTTGTCCCATTTCAGCGACTTTGCCGTTTACTTTGACCTTGCCTTTGGCAATGAGCTCGTCCGCTTCACGACGAGATGCAACACCGGTGTGTGCAAGGTATTTGTTGATTCGCATTGGGAATTCCATGGCCGATACTATGTCATAGATTGAGCGATTTGTACAGAAATGGCCGGCGCCCTTCGGGCGCCGGCCATTTCTGTCTCGTATATTACAGATCGATCTCTGGTGTGTGATAGTACTGCAGTTCAGATGGATTTAGTTTGGCAGGTATCTCCACACCCTCGTCGATCATCGTAAACGGTAAATGTGTAACGAGTAGTGAAAGGTCAGGATTTGAGTCCAGCTCCTCATCAGTCACGCTCATGAGCGTGACCAGAGTAAAACTGGCAGCTTCACCTGCTGGTACTCGGTAGTATTTGCCGTCTTCGATTGCTACTGCAGGATGCTTGGTTAAGACAAGTCCAGCACTGGTGCCAAGTGCAGTGGTTGCCTTATCATCTTGGATCTCATAGCCCATCAGTGTGTCGCTGTCGCTTGACTCAGCTCGTGTCGCAAAGATCGGCATGAGCACGTCTCGCTCTGCAAAGCCAAAGGAGTAGGTGACTGTAAACAGGATATTGTTAGCAGTGAGCCGTGTGGCGGTCTGATCAGTAGTAAAATAAGCTTCCGATGCTTGTGGTATCAAAAATATAGAAAAGACGAATAGCCATCCGGCTAGTTTCAATTTGCATGTATTCATGCCACTATCATACAACACCAAACGTATGGAACAACCACTGACATTACCACCAAGCGATGAAGAACTGGTGCAAAAGACGTTGGAGGACAAGGAGACCTTCGGCGAATTGGTTGACCGCTATCAGGCAAAGTTAACGCGGTATATTACGCGTCTTGGTGTTCGTGATCCTGAAGATCAGATGGATGTGTTACAGGAGATCTTCCTGAAGGTCTATCGAAATCTCAATGGTTTTGATCCCTCTTTGCAATTTTCTTCCTGGATCTACCGTATTGCACACAATGAAGCGATCAGCTGGTACCGCAAGAAGAATGTGCGACCAGAAGGACATCTCATCGCTGATAGTGAGGAGATCATCTCTTTCATTAGCTCAAAGGAAGATGCGCAGGACGTCAGTTTTGATAAAGAGATCAATGCAGAGCGCGTAAAGGAGGCGTTGGCACAGATCGATGAAAAGTACCGCGAAGTCATTATTTTGCGCTTCTTCGAGCACAAGGAGTACGAGGAGATATCTGATATTTTGCAAATTCCTGTGGGTTCGGTTGGAACTTTGCTACATCGCGGCAAAAAACAGCTGGCAAGTGTTTTAAATCAAGAAGCTATACGTATATAAGAGCGAGTTAGATATGGAATGTAAAGAAAACGACAAGAAGTGTCTCAAAACCAGTATTTTCGAACGAATCGAGTCCGAGCAGGTTTCACCGCGGTCGCGCTGGTTTTTCCATAGCCGAGAGTGTGTTGTGTGGTTCTTTTGGGGTATTTCTGTGCTCATCGGTGCTTTAGCGGTTGGTATTTCACTGTTCGTCATGATCCATCACCAGTATGCACTGTACGAAGCCACACATGAGAATTTCTTCACGTTCTTAGTAGATGTGCTTCCGTACCTTTGGTTTATGGTATTTGGCCTGATGATCGCTGTCGCTGTGTTCAATCTGCGCCACACTAAGCGTGGCTATCGCTGGCCAATGTGGATGATCATTGCTAGTAGCATGGTCTTTAGTTTTGCGGGAGGTTCAGCGATCCATCTGTTTGGTCTTGGGCACGAGGTTGATGAACTCTTGGGATCACACTTGGGTATGTACACCTCTCAGAGCAAACTTGAGCAGATCATGTGGCAAGTTCCTTCAGAAGGACGTCTGATCGGTCGGCAGGTATACACAACAGTCCAACCGACCAGTACGATCATTTTTGAGGATACTACCGGGGCACGCTGGCGAGTTGATTTGAGTGAGCTTTCTACTCGCGATATGGATCTTCTTGCGTCAGAGCAGACGGTTCGTTTACTTGGAGTGCCAACTGAAGGAGAGGTCAAGATCTTTCATGCTTGTGGAGCGATGCCGTGGATGCTTGAACCAAAGGTAACGGTTAAAGATATGAGTACTGAGCGTGAAGAGTTCATTGAACGAGTAACACTCCATGCGAGACCACCAGAACCGATTTTTGTACATAAAGAGGGTGATGCGTTAGCGTCGACAACCTTGGCAGAGATCGGTCCTTGTGCTGAGTCGGCAGCAGTCAGGCGGATGCCAGTCAGGCCTCAGTAAGGAAGGAATGATCTCTTTTTTCAGAGCGCAGACAAGAAACCTTGCCAAAAGGTTATTTCTGTGTCAAAACTTGCAAAATTTGAAATACGGGAGTACTATTATACGTAGCACGACAACTAATTGATGGGATCGTGGTATTGGTGTGGGGCCACCAAATAAAAGTTATTACTAAGGTGAGATGTTAACAGCTAACTCTTATTGGTTTTTAACCGTAGAGGCTTATGAATAATTCATTTATTTTTTCGCGACGGACAATTACTGCGCGTGTGTACGCAATTGTTACGATCGTGTCTTTACTATTGAGCGCTTTTCCAGCGTCTTTTTTTGTCGCTGAAGCGGCAGTTGGCCCAACAATTGAGCCGCAAGAAGAACCGGTAACGGTGTTCGTGACTGGTGAAGAAGTACCATTCACTGCCGACGATAACGGCTTTGCAGATGGACAGACTGTATATGTATCGCTTGCGTCAAGCAACGGCGGTGTGTTCAGTACTGGAAACAATGGTGGCGCTTGTACAAGTGACTTTGATAAGACAAGCATTACTATTGCCAGCAACAAGAGCACTGCTTCATTCTGTTACAAGAATGATACAGCAGGTTCTGACACTATCACTGCAACATTCTCATCAGACGGTGAGACTGATGTGATCGTGACCTACGATGTCACGTTGGTTACAGCACCTGGTTACTTCTGTAAGGCAGAAGGTAACGAAGGTTTCCACAAGCAGACACTAAATCCAGCTGAAGCTCAGGAATTGCATGATGGTGATGATGCCGGTCTTATCGGACCTGGTGTCAATGAGCACAACATCATTCCACCGTTTGGCGATTTTCCTGGCTACAACTGGGACGCTGCGGGAGAGGCTATCTTTGGCAACGATTGTGTTGAGCCAGTGGTCATTGACGTGTGTCCAAACATCGACGGACCACAATCAGAGGTGCCAGCCGATCATCATATTGACCAGGCAGGTAACTGTGTAGAGGATCAACAGCCACCAGAGAAGGTGGATAACACCTGTCTCCTTCCAGATGGTGATTTTGAGGCGTTCACTCGTGGCCCGATCTTGTACCCAGCAGAAGATACTCTCGAGGAGATCTTTGCAGCCGCTGGCTATGGTTCAGTAGATGTAGACAACGAGCAGATGAGTACTGAGACTTGGTCTCTAGAGTCTCTTGATACTGACACAGTAACGCTAAAGGTGACTGTGCTTGGCAAGCAGGCTGGAAATACTCAGACCTTCGGGTATTACGCTGCTGGCAATACTGGAAGTTTTGTCTCACTGCTTTCGGTTCCGACTGCAGTCGTTGGAGACTCAGTGGAAGTTGAGATTCCAGGTCAGACTATTGGTTTCGGCCTTATGACCGTTGGCAACCCATCAGGTAGTTGGTACTCAGAATTCGACTTGAATTCAGGAGACCAAGATAATCTCGCGGTATACAACCCAGAGGAGAATGTATACCTCTTAGCTTTTGAAGATCGCCCAGAAAGTCATGAAGGTTATGACAATGATCACAACGACTTGGTACTGAAGGTTGAAGTACTTGAATGTACTGAAGGTCCTGGTGAATGTGTCCCAGAACGATACGTGTTTGCTGACAATGTTGGGTCTTCAAACCAAGGTCTTACTAAGGGTGGTGCAGCAGTAGCTGTAAATCGTTCAAACCCAGAAGATGCAACTGGTGATCCAGATTGGACCTCAGGCGGTAGCACTGGTTTCTACAGTCTCGGCTTTGGTGGTTGGATCATCGTTTCATTCGATAAGTACGTGGTAAACGTAGAAGGAAATGACTTGTCGATCCACGAAGCTACTAATGGCACCTATCCACTAGAAAAGGCACGTGTTGAGGTGAGTCAGAATGGCTCAGAGTGGCATGTGCTATCAGAAGAAGCTCACAATGACAGTTCAGAGGGTGGAGACGGCGTAACACTGCTTGATTTTGATGAGACAGGACTCTCATGGATCAAGTATGTCCTTATCACTGATACAACCGACCCATCACTTCATGGAAATGACGCAGACGGATTTGATCTCGACACTGTCGACGCTACCTACGTAGTATGTGACGAGCCAGAACCAGATCCAGAAATGATCGCGATCCATACTTACAAGGTGGTGTGTACCGATGAAGCAGACCTGCCAAACTGGAATACCGTGCAAAATGGTGCACCGACCATTACCGGCAACACAGCCGCTGATTGGGTAGCAGAGCACGACAGTTGTCGACTAGTAGAAGGTTGGCAGTTCCAGTGGGCGCCATACGGCACCAGTAACCCAGGTGACGCACTCTATGGTGCGGCTGGCGGTAACTGGTCAACACCATTTACTGGTACCACTAATATCCTCTTGTCTGATCTCAATGACCAGAACAAGCTCTGGATGCGAGAAGTGCTTGAAGAGGACTACATCCCATTCACCTTTGCTTCTGAAGGAAGTAAGAATATCAATGATGTTACAGCTGAATTCTACTGTCACCTCGATGGACTCAACTACGACAACTACGACCGTATTGATGGTGTAGAAGCTGATGGTGAGTACTACTGTGTCGCTTGGAATGCACCAGTAGAGCCAGATGTAGAATTCGGACCATACTGTGGAGACGGAGTTGTACAAGGCTGGGAGCAGTGTGACGAAGGTTCAGCTACTGACACCTGTACTGCGTACTGTACCAACCAATGTACAGACAACCTACAGCTCGTGAAGATCACTCTTGATCCACAGGCTCCTGAATCTGACAGTTTCGACGGTATGATCTACCTTGGTTCTGAGTCAAACCCGATCCCTAACGGAACTTGGTTCAACTTTGCTGAAGTTGGTGACGCTGCAGCTAATCACACTGCACTCGCAGCAACAGGTCTAGCGGTAGAACGTACTGCCACTGACCTTGTGTTGGCGGTAGAAGGTGGTAATGCAAACAATCACTTTGATTACGTCTTCGGTTCGATCGAGACCCTCGGTATTGACCTTGGTGCAGCTGATCGAAGCCCGATCACTGGTTGGCCACTTGAGAATACTGGTAGCTACGTAGACGTCTTTGACGTCGACGAAGATACTGACTCAGTAGACTTCAAGTTCTGGCTCACTACTGGTGACGATGCTGCTTCAGTAGCTGTAAACGCTGGTGAGGCATTCGATTGTCCAGAATGTAATGCAGAAGTAGAAGCACGTATCGTGCTTCAGGACGGTGAAGAGATCATGAACGGTGGTGAAGGTAACCTTCTTCCACAGGTGATCCTTGGTGATGGCTCAACGGTGCCATTTGGAGAGTGGTTCAAGCTTTCTGAGGCAAATCCTGGTCCATCAGCTACTTGGATCGATGATGCTGAGACAGTAACCAATTACCCAAGTCCAGCAGACCTCGACGGACTCTTTGTGAGCCGTGAGGGTAACGGACAGGTAAAGGTGGCGCTCTACGGCTTCCATAACCCTGGTGGTGATGTGAACTACGAGTCACTCCGTGCGACGATCGAGTTCAATGATGCTTCTGTCGCGTCTGCAGCCCAGATTCCAGGTGACTTCAAGCTTGAGAATCACCCAGAAGACGACCTTGTACTCTCAAACGACAACTTCGATTCATTCGCAGTTGCGGGAGATTCAATGTCAGTTGATTTTGACTTCTGGGTAGATACTGCTGCTGATGGTATTACCATTACCCTCGACGAGGATTCAGTTGCGACTTGTGACGAAGACACAGATCCAAAAGACCCAGAGCCAGATACCTTCATCATTGATGGTAAGAAGTATGGTGTAGATGGTGAAATCGCAACTGGTTTGGCTGGTTGGACCATTAACTTGACTGATGGTGATGAGATCATCATGAGTACTACTACTGATGAGACCGGATACTACTACTTTGTGGTTGAGGAAGGTTACTACGAGGTGCACGAGGCTATGCAGACCGACTGGGTGCAGGTAGAAGTCGACGAGAACGGTTATCCAGTAGATACAGACTCTGATCTTGAGCACTGTTCATTTGAGGTCTACGAGTATGACTACCTCTATGCTCGCGTGACCGAACAGCTTGTACAGGTCGCGCCAAACGGATACGACTGTGACTTCTACAACGAGTATGTGGGAGACGATGAGCCAGAAGATGTGCTTGGCTGTACTGATCCAGACGCATTGAACTATGTTGAAAATGCGACACTGGGTAACAAGGACGCTGAGAACTGCAACTACTCAGATGATGGCGATAATGAAGAAGAGCCAGGTGATCAAACTGGTACCCGAACCCGACGTCCTGCACCTGAAGGTCAGGTACTCGGCGCAACCACCCAGTGTCCATTCCTTGAGGACTATATGCAGATCGGTTGGGAGAATGATCCATGGGAGGTCACTAAGCTACAGCTCTTCCTCAGTGCTTTCCGCAGTCTCTTTGGTGGCGGTGAACAGCCAGTAACTGGTGTGTTCGACCGAACCACAGACGCAAACGTGAAGGCCTTCCAGGAGTACTTCCGTAGCGAAGTGCTTGATCCATGGTACGTGAAGGGAATTGTGCCGCATGACCAGCCAACTGGCTTTGTGTACAAGACCACACGATGGAAGATCAACGATATCATCTGTCCAGGCTGGGAAGCATACCCAAGCTTCGATGGTGAGAATCTACAGTCTAACGTAGATATCGACTAAGTTAGGAGGGAAGTGAAGATACAAAAAGGACCCTATACACAGGGTCCTTTTTGTATGTGTTGACAAAACAATAATTTATGACGTAAAATACTAGGACATGAATATTGGTGAAGCGCCAGTCCGCGGTTTGCATACACTACAAAAGATCTCAATGTCACTCATGGGAGTGCTTGTTTTGTTGACGTTCATTGGCGCTAATCTTCATGCACTGTTGTGGCAGTCTTCAGAGTGGCTCGTTTCGACGGTATTGCCAGCAGTGGTTGTTGATCTCACTAATGAGGAGCGTGCGGAACTTTCAGCCGCGCCGCTTCAGCGAAATGCGCTCTTAGACGAAGCGGCGCGGCTGAAGGCCGAACATATGGCTAAGAACGAGTACTTCGCTCACTACAGTCCATCTGGTGTTTCACCATGGCATTGGTTCAATGAAGTTGGCTATGTCTACGCACACGCCGGTGAAAACCTGGCGATCCACTTCACTGA
Above is a window of Candidatus Nomurabacteria bacterium DNA encoding:
- a CDS encoding DUF4114 domain-containing protein, whose product is MNNSFIFSRRTITARVYAIVTIVSLLLSAFPASFFVAEAAVGPTIEPQEEPVTVFVTGEEVPFTADDNGFADGQTVYVSLASSNGGVFSTGNNGGACTSDFDKTSITIASNKSTASFCYKNDTAGSDTITATFSSDGETDVIVTYDVTLVTAPGYFCKAEGNEGFHKQTLNPAEAQELHDGDDAGLIGPGVNEHNIIPPFGDFPGYNWDAAGEAIFGNDCVEPVVIDVCPNIDGPQSEVPADHHIDQAGNCVEDQQPPEKVDNTCLLPDGDFEAFTRGPILYPAEDTLEEIFAAAGYGSVDVDNEQMSTETWSLESLDTDTVTLKVTVLGKQAGNTQTFGYYAAGNTGSFVSLLSVPTAVVGDSVEVEIPGQTIGFGLMTVGNPSGSWYSEFDLNSGDQDNLAVYNPEENVYLLAFEDRPESHEGYDNDHNDLVLKVEVLECTEGPGECVPERYVFADNVGSSNQGLTKGGAAVAVNRSNPEDATGDPDWTSGGSTGFYSLGFGGWIIVSFDKYVVNVEGNDLSIHEATNGTYPLEKARVEVSQNGSEWHVLSEEAHNDSSEGGDGVTLLDFDETGLSWIKYVLITDTTDPSLHGNDADGFDLDTVDATYVVCDEPEPDPEMIAIHTYKVVCTDEADLPNWNTVQNGAPTITGNTAADWVAEHDSCRLVEGWQFQWAPYGTSNPGDALYGAAGGNWSTPFTGTTNILLSDLNDQNKLWMREVLEEDYIPFTFASEGSKNINDVTAEFYCHLDGLNYDNYDRIDGVEADGEYYCVAWNAPVEPDVEFGPYCGDGVVQGWEQCDEGSATDTCTAYCTNQCTDNLQLVKITLDPQAPESDSFDGMIYLGSESNPIPNGTWFNFAEVGDAAANHTALAATGLAVERTATDLVLAVEGGNANNHFDYVFGSIETLGIDLGAADRSPITGWPLENTGSYVDVFDVDEDTDSVDFKFWLTTGDDAASVAVNAGEAFDCPECNAEVEARIVLQDGEEIMNGGEGNLLPQVILGDGSTVPFGEWFKLSEANPGPSATWIDDAETVTNYPSPADLDGLFVSREGNGQVKVALYGFHNPGGDVNYESLRATIEFNDASVASAAQIPGDFKLENHPEDDLVLSNDNFDSFAVAGDSMSVDFDFWVDTAADGITITLDEDSVATCDEDTDPKDPEPDTFIIDGKKYGVDGEIATGLAGWTINLTDGDEIIMSTTTDETGYYYFVVEEGYYEVHEAMQTDWVQVEVDENGYPVDTDSDLEHCSFEVYEYDYLYARVTEQLVQVAPNGYDCDFYNEYVGDDEPEDVLGCTDPDALNYVENATLGNKDAENCNYSDDGDNEEEPGDQTGTRTRRPAPEGQVLGATTQCPFLEDYMQIGWENDPWEVTKLQLFLSAFRSLFGGGEQPVTGVFDRTTDANVKAFQEYFRSEVLDPWYVKGIVPHDQPTGFVYKTTRWKINDIICPGWEAYPSFDGENLQSNVDID
- a CDS encoding rRNA pseudouridine synthase, producing MEFPMRINKYLAHTGVASRREADELIAKGKVKVNGKVAEMGQQVQETDSVEVTGKTKPKTYLAYYKGRGVITHSPAEGETDIAGRLAKDFGITHVSPVGRLDKDSEGLIILSNDGRITGPMLDPEAGHEKEYDVTVDKKVSGMFLRAMQNGVDIEGYRTKTAHLVANDRNDKRFTIVLTEGKKHQIRRMCAALGYQVQSLKRVRIMNIEMGKLKPNQYRKIQGSKLATFLRELDLAA
- a CDS encoding sigma-70 family RNA polymerase sigma factor, with protein sequence MEQPLTLPPSDEELVQKTLEDKETFGELVDRYQAKLTRYITRLGVRDPEDQMDVLQEIFLKVYRNLNGFDPSLQFSSWIYRIAHNEAISWYRKKNVRPEGHLIADSEEIISFISSKEDAQDVSFDKEINAERVKEALAQIDEKYREVIILRFFEHKEYEEISDILQIPVGSVGTLLHRGKKQLASVLNQEAIRI